The Pungitius pungitius chromosome 8, fPunPun2.1, whole genome shotgun sequence genome has a window encoding:
- the ube2j2 gene encoding ubiquitin-conjugating enzyme E2 J2, whose product MNNNGNKRAPTTATQRLKQDYLRIKKDPVPYICAEPLPSNILEWHYVVRGPEKTPYEGGYYHGKLIFPREFPFKPPSIYMITPNGRFKCNTRLCLSITDFHPDTWNPAWSVSTILTGLLSFMVEKGPTLGSIETSDYTKRQLSAQSLAFNLKDKVFCELFPDVVDEMKQKQKAQEEISARTQPLPLPDVVPDGDPQHAHYGLPALNGGAAPLGGANPAPGLQQANRNHGLLGGALANLFVIVGFAAFAYTVKYVLRSIAQE is encoded by the exons ATGAACAACAACGGGAATAAGAGAGCTCCAACTACAGCCACTCAGCGACTTAAGCAGGATTACCTGAGGATAAAGAAAGACCCTGTGCCTTACATCTGTGCAGAACCGCTCCCTTCCAACATCCTAGAATG GCATTATGTAGTCAGAGGGCCTGAGAAAACTCCATATGAAG GGGGATATTATCACGGAAAACTCATATTTCCTCGGGAATTTCCTTTTAAACCACCAAGCATCTATATGATAACACCAAATGGGAGATTTAAGTGCAATACAAG ATTATGTTTGTCCATCACAGACTTCCATCCAGACACGTGGAACCCAGCGTGGTCCGTCTCCACCATCCTCACAGGTCTGCTCAGCTTCATGGTGGAGAAAGGCCCCACCCTCGGCAGCATTGAGACCTCTGACTACACA AAAAGACAGCTGTCGGCCCAGAGCCTGGCCTTCAACCTCAAGGATAAAGTGTTTTGTGAACTATTTCCTGATGTAGTCGAT GAGATGAAGCAGAAGCAAAAGGCCCAGGAGGAGATCAGCGCCCGCACTCAGCCCCTCCCCTTACCCGATGTTGTTCCCGACGGAGACCCTCAGCACGCTCACTATGGGCTCCCCGCCCTCAATGGGGGTGCTGCCCCCCTCGGGGGCGCTAACCCTGCCCCCGGCCTGCAGCAGGCCAATCGCAACCATGGACTTTTAGGTGGTGCTCTTGCCAACCTCTTTGTTATTGTGGGCTTTGCGGCGTTTGCCTACACAGTCAAGTACGTGCTGAGGAGCATAGCCCAGGAGTGA
- the LOC119193881 gene encoding E3 ubiquitin-protein ligase RNF182-like has product MSVTEPLHPSATMSVTEAHECIVCCCEYSRSCRIPRVLHCNHTFCAPCLEKMSKLDGVIRMVSCPLCRWITCTRASLTLPGALWVNTEIWDVIAEETMEKEHDLDLKPTKTPRIRSDSRHAGFTSSLQKIFSCVLVH; this is encoded by the exons ATGTCTGTGACCGAGCCGCTCCATCCCTCCGCCACTATGTCTGTGACCGAGGCGCACGAGTGCATCGTGTGCTGCTGCGAGTACTCGCGCAGCTGCCGGATCCCAAGGGTCCTTCACTGCAACCACACCTTCTGCGCCCCGTGCCTGGAGAAAATGTCCAAGCTGGATGGGGTCATCCGGATGGTGTCTTGCCCGCTGTGTCGCTGGATCACCTGCACCCGAGCCAGCCTGACCCTGCCCGGAGCCCTCTGGGTCAACACGGAAATCTGGGATGTGATCGCAGAGGAGACGATGGAGAAGGAGCACGATTTGGATTTAAAGCCGACGAAGACCCCGCGCATCAG GTCTGATTCTAGACACGCTGGCTTCACGTCCTCACTTCAAAAGATCTTCAGCTGCGTCCTGGTGCACTGA